Proteins encoded by one window of Thunnus thynnus chromosome 3, fThuThy2.1, whole genome shotgun sequence:
- the traf5 gene encoding TNF receptor-associated factor 5: MATADTKTGGSEESSLQSEESLRRSEESRMRSTGPVSSWETELTSIQHCLKFVLKLKEEFVCPVCRGVVLNPQQNSCGHIYCFHCLQGLLETSSPSSPACPVDGHVITPAEVFQDNCCKREISGLEVYCTNSPSCTSVLTLHHLQEHLRSCQYEQLQCSNPGCSATLQRRNLQEHLSNTCLHRMEPCPHCRQPQQLSLIQDHVCSVCPEVEVNCPNSCSQKVRRHMLTEHRESCPEVLIDCSYKKFGCSVQEKRGRMKLHEDAAVSHHMLLVLKSNTNLEQQMDVLQEEALLRQQDVQTDTLLLAGLQKKIRPLLQQSNNHEHIVSTAQRTLSKQEDVLSTVQLEIQQESRGLGSGLELEQLRSSLDAVIQEVSSAEALREHLGTLEENLKRHSGLLDVHAAQLSRNMQHLQELEATSYDGKLIWKIQDFRKKQEAEAKGQSPCLSSVPFHTGRCGYKMAIKAYLNGDGEGRGTHLSLYVVLMPGDFDALLPWPFKQTVCLSVLDQSGAGNHRSLSFRPDPTSKSFQRPAADGNVAVGFSCFIPLNKLETPQNAAYVIDDTMFVKVKVDMAGLDQL; the protein is encoded by the exons ATGGCCACAGCAGACACAAAGACGGGAGGATCTGAGGAGTCCAGTTTGCAGTCTGAGGAGTCCTTGAGGAGGTCTGAGGAGTCCAGGATGAGGTCGACGGGCCCCGTGAGCTCCTGGGAGACGGAGCTGACCTCCATCCAGCACTGCCTGAAGTTTGTGTTGAAGCTGAAGGAGGAGTTTGTTTGTCCCGTCTGCAGAGGAGTCGTGCTCAACCCCCAGCAGAACTCCTGCGGACACATCTACTGCTTCCACTGCCTCCAAGGACTGCT ggagaCTTCTTCACCGTCCAGCCCGGCGTGTCCGGTGGACGGACACGTGATCACTCCTGCTGAG GTTTTCCAGGACAACTGCTGCAAAAGAGAAATCTCCGGTTTAGAGGTTTACTGTACCAACTCCCCATCCTGCACCTCCGTCCTCACCTTACACCACCTGCAG GAGCACCTGAGGTCGTGTCAGTATGAGCAGCTGCAGTGCTCCAATCCAGGCTGCAGCGCAACGCTACAGAGGAGAAACCTGCAGGAACACCTGAGCAACACCTGCCTTCACCGCATGGAGCCCTGCCCACACTGCAGGCAGCCGCAGCAGCTCAGCCTCATCCAG GATCATGTGTGCAGCGTGTGTCCAGAGGTGGAGGTGAATTGTCCAAACAGCTGTTCCCAGAAGGTCCGCAGACACATG CTGACAGAGCACAGAGAGTCGTGTCCTGAAGTTCTCATCGACTGCTCTTATAAGAAGTTCGGCTGCTCTGTGCAG gaaaagagagggagaatgaAGCTTCATGAAGACGCTGCTGTCAGTCATCACATGCTGCTGGTTCTGAAGAGCAACACTAACCTGGAACAACAG ATGGATGTTCTCCAGGAGGAGGCGCTGCTGAGGCAGCAGGACGTCCAGACTGACACGTTACTGCTGGCTGGGCTGCAGAAGAAAATCAGACCTCTACTTCAACAGAGCAACAACCACGAACACATCGTCTCCACAGCTCAG AGGACTCTGAGCAAGCAGGAGGACGTCCTGTCCACCGTCCAGCTGGAAATCCAGCAGGAGTCTCGAGGACTTGGTTCTGGTCTGGAGTTAGAGCAGCTCAGAAGCTCTCTGGATGCTGTGATCCAGGAAGTGTCGTCAGCTGAGGCCCTCAGAGAGCACCTGG gAACTTTGGAGGAGAATCTGAAGCGTCACTCAGGTCTCCTGGATGTCCATGCCGCTCAGCTCAGCCGTAACATGCAGCACCTGCAGGAGCTCGAGGCGACGTCCTACGACGGCAAACTGATCTGGAAGATCCAGGATTTTAGGAAAAAGCAGGAAGCTGAGGCCAAAGGTCAGTCACCGTGCCTGAGCAGCGTGCCGTTCCACACCGGGCGCTGTGGCTACAAAATGGCCATCAAAGCTTATCTGAACGGGGATGGCGAAGGCAGAGGGACTCACCTGTCCCTTTACGTTGTGCTGATGCCGGGAGACTTCGACGCTCTGCTGCCGTGGCCTTTCAAACAAAccgtgtgtctgtctgttctggATCAAAGCGGTGCCGGAAACCATCGCAGTCTCAGCTTCAGACCTGACCCAACATCCAAAAGCTTCCAACGACCCGCCGCCGACGGCAACGTCGCTGTCGGGTTTTCATGCTTCATCCCCCTCAACAAGCTAGAAACTCCTCAAAATGCTGCTTACGTCATCGACGACACAATGTTCGTCAAAGTGAAGGTGGATATGGCAGGTTTAGATCAACTGTAA